The following are from one region of the Candidatus Neomarinimicrobiota bacterium genome:
- the prfB gene encoding peptide chain release factor 2 (programmed frameshift), which produces MFDTEKERSKELTTRLEELRVYLEISSKSKKLDELREKTVQTDFWNNGEAAQSVLRKITTLEKSVKSFEKAARLSDDAKTLLDLAEEDEGEELGDEITQTLEEFDKSIENLEFNRMLGGKEDMNNAIVSINPGAGGTESQDWASMLLRMYERWATDKGFDSAILDFQPGDEAGIKTVTFEVIGDYAYGYLKAEAGVHRLVRLSPFDSANRRHTSFASVFVYPEVDDEIEIEIEAADLRIDTYRASGAGGQHVNKTDSAIRITHLATGLVVQCQNERSQHKNKATAMKMLKAKLYTLQLEEQENKKKEMESTKQEIGFGSQIRSYVFHPYNMVKDHRTGTETGNVQAVMNGKLDEFIKSYLLSKSEKK; this is translated from the exons ATGTTTGATACTGAAAAAGAAAGATCCAAAGAGCTGACCACGAGGCTTGAAGAGCTCAGGGTGTATCTT GAAATATCTTCCAAGAGTAAAAAGCTTGATGAATTAAGGGAGAAAACGGTGCAAACAGATTTTTGGAATAATGGCGAAGCAGCGCAGAGTGTGTTGAGAAAAATTACCACTCTCGAAAAGTCAGTTAAATCATTTGAAAAAGCTGCGCGTTTAAGCGATGATGCAAAGACCCTTTTAGATTTAGCGGAAGAAGATGAAGGAGAGGAATTGGGTGATGAAATCACTCAAACTCTTGAAGAATTTGACAAGAGCATCGAAAATTTGGAATTTAACAGGATGCTTGGCGGAAAAGAAGATATGAATAATGCCATCGTTTCTATCAATCCCGGCGCGGGAGGAACTGAATCTCAGGATTGGGCTTCAATGCTTTTGAGGATGTACGAAAGATGGGCAACAGACAAGGGATTCGATTCTGCGATTCTGGATTTTCAGCCCGGCGATGAAGCGGGTATAAAAACCGTGACCTTTGAGGTTATTGGGGATTATGCGTATGGTTATCTAAAAGCGGAAGCGGGTGTTCATCGGCTGGTAAGACTTTCACCTTTCGATTCCGCAAACAGAAGACACACATCGTTTGCATCGGTGTTCGTCTATCCTGAAGTAGATGATGAAATCGAGATAGAGATCGAAGCGGCTGATCTAAGGATAGATACATATCGAGCCAGCGGCGCGGGTGGACAGCATGTAAATAAAACCGATTCCGCTATCAGAATCACTCATCTTGCAACCGGCTTAGTGGTTCAGTGTCAGAACGAGCGTTCGCAGCATAAAAACAAAGCTACCGCGATGAAAATGCTGAAGGCAAAATTATATACTCTTCAGCTGGAAGAACAGGAAAATAAGAAAAAGGAAATGGAGTCCACCAAGCAGGAAATAGGATTCGGCAGCCAGATCAGGTCATATGTATTTCATCCTTATAATATGGTGAAAGACCATCGAACGGGGACTGAAACTGGTAATGTGCAAGCTGTTATGAACGGCAAGTTGGACGAATTCATTAAATCTTATTTATTAAGCAAATCAGAGAAAAAATAA
- the lysS gene encoding lysine--tRNA ligase → MAEKSKHKTLEQLRETRIEKVNALREKGVNPYPYSYDVSNSIESLFTDFDKLKESQEDVTIAGRITSIRGMGKVSFAHLQDQTGKIQLHIRKDEVGEELFDIYKLLDLGDFVGIKGHLFITKTEEKTVWVKKFEILSKSIRPLPVIKSKDEDGETKVFQEFSDKEQRYRQRYVDLAVHEDVRNTFVQRTKIVSTMRNYLDSKKCMEVDTPVLQPIYGGAMAEPFVTHHNALDTKLYLRIADELYLKRLLVGGFERVYEFSRDFRNEGMDRSHNPEFTMLELYIAYWDYRDMKSLVEEMVSEIARTVNGTTEITYQGVTIDLKPPWKEITYYDALKEYGGVDLHGASKKDVVKAIKNSGVDVDLTLPEGKMLDKYFGAVVEPNLDGPIFVMDYPLMLSPLAKRHRDDPTLVERFEPFLFGMEIGNAFTELNDPIDQRERFEMQAVARSEGDTEAQQLDEDYIRAMEYGMPPNAGLGIGIERLVMLMTDSPSIRDVILFPLLKPEG, encoded by the coding sequence TTGGCCGAAAAGAGTAAACATAAAACACTTGAACAATTACGAGAAACGCGCATAGAGAAGGTTAATGCCTTGCGTGAAAAAGGTGTGAATCCTTATCCGTATAGTTATGATGTAAGCAATTCCATTGAAAGTTTGTTTACCGATTTTGATAAACTAAAAGAGAGTCAGGAAGATGTCACCATCGCCGGACGGATAACCTCCATACGCGGTATGGGAAAAGTATCATTTGCTCATCTGCAGGATCAGACCGGAAAAATACAGCTCCACATCAGAAAGGATGAAGTAGGGGAAGAACTGTTTGATATTTATAAACTCCTGGACTTAGGTGATTTTGTCGGTATTAAGGGACATCTATTCATCACCAAAACCGAGGAAAAAACTGTTTGGGTGAAAAAGTTTGAGATTCTGTCAAAGTCAATAAGACCATTGCCTGTCATTAAATCAAAAGATGAAGACGGCGAAACCAAAGTATTTCAAGAATTCTCCGACAAGGAACAGAGGTATAGACAGCGGTATGTTGACCTTGCCGTGCATGAAGATGTCAGAAACACTTTTGTGCAACGGACAAAGATTGTAAGCACTATGCGGAATTATCTTGATTCAAAAAAATGTATGGAAGTTGACACGCCGGTATTGCAGCCCATTTACGGTGGGGCAATGGCTGAGCCGTTTGTGACTCATCATAACGCATTGGATACCAAACTGTATTTGCGGATTGCAGATGAATTGTATCTGAAAAGGCTTCTCGTGGGCGGATTTGAAAGGGTCTATGAGTTTTCCCGCGATTTCAGGAACGAGGGAATGGACAGGTCGCATAACCCTGAGTTTACAATGTTAGAATTATATATCGCGTATTGGGATTACCGCGATATGAAATCTTTGGTTGAGGAGATGGTTTCGGAAATAGCCCGAACGGTAAACGGGACTACCGAGATTACGTATCAGGGGGTAACAATAGATTTAAAACCGCCCTGGAAGGAAATAACATACTACGACGCATTAAAAGAGTATGGCGGTGTTGACCTCCACGGAGCATCGAAGAAGGATGTTGTTAAAGCCATAAAAAATTCCGGGGTAGATGTGGATCTGACTCTCCCTGAAGGCAAAATGTTAGATAAATATTTCGGCGCTGTAGTTGAGCCTAATCTGGACGGTCCCATATTTGTAATGGACTATCCGCTTATGCTTTCTCCTCTTGCAAAAAGGCATAGGGACGACCCGACACTTGTTGAGCGTTTTGAACCATTCCTTTTCGGAATGGAAATCGGAAACGCCTTCACAGAGCTTAACGACCCTATTGACCAACGAGAACGATTTGAGATGCAGGCAGTTGCGCGTTCCGAGGGAGACACCGAAGCTCAGCAGTTGGACGAAGACTATATCCGCGCGATGGAATACGGAATGCCTCCCAATGCGGGATTGGGTATCGGTATCGAACGCCTTGTGATGCTGATGACCGATTCTCCCTCTATCAGAGATGTTATTCTGTTTCCTTTATTAAAACCGGAAGGATAA
- a CDS encoding ABC transporter permease, protein MAIEFFIARRHLFSHKKIGFISFISVLSIAGIAIGVASLILTLSIMEGFETEIKEKIIGFDSHIRIRQYHFRPMENYHAVSDLIESVDGVEESYPYIFREALIRSKANLDGIIIEGVEENDRTFLNQLEHFSSGQLESFSIVENGLSPLILGSKLASKLEVEKGDSVTLMVYEGLTGPFNIPFVRRFEIAGLFQTGMAEFDGVFAYMPLAAAQSLFKMGHSVTGIKVFVDNFEDAALISTVIEEKLGGYPFFPLTWKQRHSNLFKWLDTQRLPMLLVFGLIAIVAIFNITSTLVMIVIDKSHEIGVLRAMGFRTVIVLKIFLIEGGIIGVSGTLIGMIIAYGLGVLQQTEKLISLPTDVYFMDALPVLMLPKYFIITGAAALFLCMTATLYPAFKASKLMPAVALRDE, encoded by the coding sequence TTGGCGATTGAATTTTTCATCGCTCGCCGCCACCTGTTTTCGCACAAAAAAATCGGGTTCATTTCTTTTATTTCGGTTTTAAGTATCGCCGGTATTGCTATCGGTGTTGCGTCGCTTATTTTAACACTTTCGATAATGGAAGGATTTGAAACTGAGATAAAGGAAAAGATCATAGGTTTCGATTCTCATATTCGTATCAGGCAATATCATTTTCGTCCGATGGAAAATTATCATGCTGTGTCAGATTTGATAGAGAGTGTTGATGGAGTAGAAGAAAGTTATCCGTACATATTTCGTGAAGCGCTCATACGTTCGAAAGCGAACCTGGATGGGATTATTATTGAAGGTGTGGAGGAAAACGACAGGACATTTCTAAACCAATTGGAACATTTTTCGTCAGGTCAATTAGAGTCGTTTTCAATAGTGGAAAACGGTCTTTCGCCTTTGATATTGGGCTCGAAATTGGCGTCAAAATTGGAAGTAGAGAAAGGCGACAGTGTAACGTTGATGGTCTATGAAGGTCTGACAGGTCCATTTAACATACCGTTTGTGAGGCGTTTCGAAATTGCGGGATTATTTCAAACCGGGATGGCGGAATTTGACGGTGTATTTGCGTATATGCCATTGGCGGCAGCTCAGTCGCTGTTTAAAATGGGTCATTCTGTTACAGGAATAAAAGTCTTTGTGGATAACTTTGAAGATGCCGCATTGATTTCAACGGTAATTGAAGAAAAACTCGGCGGATATCCGTTTTTCCCATTGACGTGGAAACAAAGACATAGCAATCTTTTCAAGTGGCTTGATACTCAGAGATTGCCGATGCTTTTAGTGTTCGGACTTATTGCGATTGTAGCAATATTCAATATCACCAGCACGCTTGTAATGATTGTTATTGATAAATCGCATGAGATAGGAGTGTTGCGTGCGATGGGATTTCGGACCGTGATAGTACTGAAAATATTTTTAATTGAAGGGGGAATAATCGGTGTATCGGGAACGTTGATAGGGATGATTATTGCTTATGGATTAGGGGTATTACAGCAGACCGAAAAATTAATATCTCTTCCGACCGATGTATATTTTATGGATGCTTTGCCGGTCTTAATGCTTCCAAAATATTTCATTATCACCGGCGCCGCGGCTTTGTTCCTCTGTATGACAGCCACGCTGTATCCTGCGTTCAAAGCGTCTAAACTGATGCCCGCTGTTGCATTGAGGGATGAATAA
- a CDS encoding ABC transporter permease yields MAGEFFIAKKYFFSKKRVGMISATAAISILGFAVGVWALITALSVLGGFEREVREKILTIDSHIKIEKEIGEGIEDWESLINDIEKIVTPKAVSPYLMGKAVIKNKLKQGVILLKGTNDTGLREVTDIASSIVEGSASLRGDNMAGIIIGRNIAERLLAGIGDTVTVINPLTMNSPFSIPQTARFEVTGIFSANIFDYDDVYSYVHYEEAQKFMRFGKKVTGIEMSFSDFSDSFPASEKLIESNLEGMKILTWFDLHRDLLGAMKLEKLGAFVVLSLIILVAGFNVVSSLVMMVMTKRREIGILKAMGANDKSIRKIFVFTGMFSGGIGVIGGSLIGLIMVFLQNEFGFIKLPSEVYFISVLPVDISVVEIGAVIFVSVLMGIIATIYPSRKASNLDPIEAIRYE; encoded by the coding sequence ATGGCGGGAGAATTTTTTATCGCAAAAAAGTATTTTTTCTCAAAAAAACGCGTCGGTATGATCTCAGCCACAGCAGCGATCTCAATTTTGGGATTTGCAGTAGGGGTTTGGGCGTTGATAACGGCACTCTCGGTGCTTGGCGGATTCGAGCGTGAAGTCAGAGAAAAAATATTGACCATAGATTCCCATATTAAAATCGAAAAAGAAATTGGGGAAGGTATAGAAGATTGGGAATCATTGATAAACGACATCGAAAAAATTGTAACCCCTAAGGCGGTCTCCCCTTATCTGATGGGGAAAGCAGTGATAAAAAATAAGCTCAAGCAGGGAGTGATACTGCTTAAAGGAACGAATGATACAGGTCTGAGAGAGGTAACCGATATCGCTTCAAGTATTGTTGAAGGGAGCGCATCATTAAGAGGCGATAATATGGCAGGTATCATAATCGGTCGGAACATTGCGGAAAGACTGCTTGCTGGAATTGGCGACACGGTCACAGTGATAAATCCACTTACTATGAATTCACCGTTTAGCATACCTCAGACGGCAAGATTTGAAGTAACAGGTATTTTTTCCGCGAATATCTTTGATTATGATGACGTTTACTCTTACGTCCATTATGAGGAAGCGCAAAAATTCATGCGATTCGGGAAAAAAGTAACGGGAATAGAAATGAGCTTCAGCGATTTTAGCGATTCATTTCCCGCTTCAGAAAAGCTGATCGAGAGTAATTTAGAGGGAATGAAAATATTGACCTGGTTTGATCTGCACAGAGATTTACTTGGAGCAATGAAACTCGAAAAGCTCGGCGCATTTGTAGTATTAAGCCTCATCATCCTGGTGGCGGGATTCAATGTTGTCAGTTCGCTTGTTATGATGGTAATGACAAAACGAAGAGAGATAGGAATATTAAAAGCGATGGGGGCTAACGATAAAAGTATCAGAAAGATATTTGTTTTTACGGGAATGTTTTCCGGTGGCATAGGAGTAATAGGAGGCTCTTTAATAGGCCTAATAATGGTATTTTTACAAAACGAATTCGGGTTTATAAAATTACCTTCCGAGGTGTATTTTATTTCTGTGCTTCCTGTAGATATATCGGTAGTGGAAATCGGCGCTGTGATATTCGTTTCCGTACTTATGGGCATCATTGCGACTATCTACCCATCTCGAAAAGCATCAAACCTTGACCCTATAGAGGCTATCAGGTATGAATGA
- a CDS encoding ABC transporter ATP-binding protein gives MNDTKTDNLLSAHEIRKVYDSSGGKVEVLKGVSLEVRSGEIVSIIGASGVGKSTLLNIIGTLDRPTSGELIINEKDVFSMSDSELSRFRNVSIGFIFQFHHLLPEFTALENVMLPALLSGNSKEAVMDKASLLLADVGLSNRETHKPSELSGGERQRVAVARALMNDPELVLADEPSGNLDRDNAEALYELIWKMRDEKKQTFIIVTHNEELAEKADRIIRLEDGIVKN, from the coding sequence ATGAATGACACCAAGACAGATAATCTGTTATCAGCCCATGAGATTCGAAAAGTTTACGATTCATCGGGCGGTAAGGTGGAAGTATTAAAGGGAGTGTCCCTGGAAGTTCGTTCCGGTGAGATTGTCAGCATAATCGGAGCTTCAGGAGTGGGCAAAAGCACTCTTTTGAATATTATAGGAACTCTTGACAGGCCGACATCGGGGGAACTGATTATAAATGAGAAAGATGTATTTAGTATGTCGGATTCTGAATTATCGAGATTTCGAAACGTCAGCATCGGATTTATATTTCAATTCCATCACCTTCTTCCGGAGTTTACAGCATTAGAAAACGTGATGCTGCCCGCTCTCCTATCAGGTAATTCAAAAGAAGCGGTAATGGATAAAGCCTCTTTACTTCTGGCGGATGTGGGACTCTCCAATAGAGAAACCCATAAACCTTCGGAGTTATCAGGGGGTGAGAGGCAAAGAGTAGCCGTTGCCCGTGCGCTTATGAACGACCCGGAATTGGTTCTCGCAGATGAGCCGTCGGGTAACCTCGACAGGGATAATGCGGAAGCTCTATATGAATTGATATGGAAGATGCGGGATGAGAAAAAACAGACATTCATCATTGTAACCCATAATGAAGAACTGGCGGAAAAAGCAGATAGGATAATTCGTTTGGAAGACGGAATAGTTAAAAATTAA
- a CDS encoding ATP-dependent Clp protease ATP-binding subunit, whose protein sequence is MKNNFSKRVQMVIQFSREEALRLGHNYIGAEHLLLGIIRQGDGLAVEILSNLGVELDELKQSLEDAVRTSGGTMTLGNLPLTKRAEKILKSTYDEAKNFKSDVIDSEHLLLAIAEEVDSVAAEVLGTLGVDYDLIYSELERIQEGSEDVSLLRSKKDAKTPALDHFGRDLTKLAVEGDLDPVIGREKEIERVAQILSRRKKNNPVLIGEPGVGKTAIAEGLALRIIERKVPRVLFDKKIITLDLSSMVAGTKYRGQFEERMKAIMTELEKNSDMIIFIDELHTIVGAGAASGSLDASNMFKPALARGEIQCIGATTLDEYRKYIEKDGALDRRFQKIMVNPPTVEESILILQGLKSRYEEHHHVKYTDDALETAVKLSDRYITDKYLPDKAIDVMDETGSRVHLSNFNVPEEVINLETEIDTLKKIKDEVVKSQNFEKAAEIRDKERKLIDELEIQRNKWNEEQEGNIVLVTEDDMADVVSIMTGIPVHRVAESESARLTNIESELKKKIVGQDYVISHLSKSIRRARAGLKNPNRPIGSFIFLGPTGVGKTELAKVLANYLFEDDESFIRIDMSEYMEKFSVSRLMGAPPGYVGYEEGGDLTEKVRRRPYSVVLFDEVEKAHYDIFNILLQILEDGVLTDSFGRKVDFRNTIIILTSNIGGRMLRAKSLGFGGDTVKSRNEEIKKKVMDEAKQIFNPEFLNRIDEIEVFKELDRPDVLKIVDIMIDEIKKRLSDMHIELRVSRAVKSHLLEVGFNREMGARPMRRAIEKEVEDAMAERILSGDIADGSVVKIGVSKGKLTFTEVERKKITKDKIALSSKKDNKVKKDPVT, encoded by the coding sequence TTGAAGAATAATTTTTCCAAACGCGTGCAGATGGTGATACAATTTTCCCGTGAAGAGGCGCTTAGGCTTGGACATAATTATATTGGCGCTGAACATCTTCTTCTTGGTATCATTAGGCAGGGTGACGGTTTAGCTGTTGAAATACTCTCAAATTTAGGGGTTGAGCTTGATGAGCTGAAACAGTCTTTGGAAGATGCCGTCAGGACTTCCGGGGGAACAATGACTCTTGGAAATCTGCCGTTGACAAAACGTGCTGAAAAAATACTCAAATCAACATATGACGAGGCAAAAAACTTTAAGTCTGATGTTATAGATTCTGAACATCTTCTTCTTGCCATCGCGGAAGAAGTTGACAGCGTTGCCGCCGAAGTTCTGGGGACGCTTGGAGTAGATTACGATCTGATTTACAGCGAGCTGGAGCGGATTCAGGAAGGTTCTGAGGATGTATCTCTGTTGCGCTCCAAAAAAGACGCTAAAACACCTGCGCTTGATCATTTCGGCAGAGACCTTACAAAACTTGCTGTGGAAGGGGATCTTGATCCCGTTATAGGCAGAGAGAAAGAGATAGAGAGAGTCGCCCAAATTCTTTCACGAAGAAAGAAAAACAATCCGGTACTTATCGGTGAACCGGGTGTAGGTAAGACTGCAATAGCCGAGGGGCTGGCATTACGGATTATCGAGCGCAAAGTGCCGAGAGTGCTTTTTGATAAAAAGATTATTACCCTTGATTTATCATCAATGGTAGCAGGCACAAAATACCGCGGTCAATTCGAGGAACGTATGAAGGCTATTATGACTGAACTTGAGAAGAATAGTGACATGATAATCTTTATAGATGAACTTCATACAATTGTCGGCGCGGGAGCAGCGTCAGGTTCGCTTGACGCATCAAATATGTTCAAACCTGCATTGGCGCGAGGGGAGATTCAGTGTATCGGAGCAACTACTCTTGATGAATACAGAAAATATATCGAAAAAGACGGCGCGCTCGACAGACGGTTCCAAAAGATAATGGTGAACCCGCCTACGGTTGAGGAATCAATCTTAATTTTACAAGGACTCAAATCAAGATATGAAGAACATCATCACGTTAAATACACCGATGATGCGCTTGAAACTGCCGTAAAGCTCAGTGATAGGTATATAACGGACAAGTATTTACCTGATAAAGCAATAGACGTTATGGATGAAACCGGCTCACGTGTTCATCTGTCAAATTTCAACGTACCTGAAGAAGTAATCAATCTCGAAACCGAGATAGATACACTAAAGAAAATTAAAGATGAAGTGGTAAAAAGTCAAAATTTTGAAAAAGCGGCCGAAATCAGGGATAAAGAAAGAAAGCTTATTGATGAGTTGGAAATTCAAAGAAATAAATGGAATGAAGAACAGGAAGGTAACATCGTTCTTGTAACAGAAGATGATATGGCGGATGTAGTCTCAATAATGACGGGTATTCCGGTTCATAGAGTTGCGGAATCTGAATCAGCCAGGCTGACTAATATTGAAAGCGAGCTTAAGAAAAAGATCGTAGGGCAGGACTATGTAATCTCACATCTTTCAAAGTCTATACGCCGGGCGAGGGCAGGACTTAAAAATCCAAATAGACCAATCGGGTCATTCATTTTTCTTGGTCCTACGGGCGTTGGTAAAACTGAACTCGCAAAGGTGCTTGCAAACTATCTATTTGAGGACGATGAGTCGTTCATCAGAATTGATATGTCTGAATATATGGAAAAATTTAGCGTATCCCGTCTTATGGGAGCCCCACCGGGATATGTGGGATACGAAGAAGGCGGAGATCTTACCGAAAAGGTGAGACGCAGACCCTATTCGGTAGTGCTTTTTGATGAGGTTGAGAAAGCCCATTACGACATCTTTAACATTTTGCTTCAGATTCTTGAAGATGGAGTTCTAACGGATAGTTTCGGAAGAAAAGTAGATTTTAGAAACACTATAATAATTCTTACTTCCAATATCGGCGGCAGAATGCTTCGAGCTAAGAGTCTCGGTTTCGGCGGCGATACCGTTAAGTCTCGAAACGAAGAGATAAAAAAGAAGGTTATGGACGAAGCGAAACAAATTTTCAATCCTGAATTTCTAAACAGAATCGATGAAATAGAGGTATTCAAAGAACTTGATCGCCCCGACGTATTGAAAATCGTTGATATTATGATTGATGAAATAAAGAAGCGGCTTTCTGACATGCACATAGAACTTCGAGTTTCCAGAGCAGTAAAATCCCACTTGCTTGAAGTTGGTTTTAATCGCGAGATGGGCGCGAGACCAATGAGACGAGCAATCGAAAAAGAAGTCGAAGATGCGATGGCAGAGCGTATATTATCAGGGGATATAGCGGATGGCAGTGTGGTTAAAATTGGCGTCTCAAAAGGAAAATTGACTTTTACAGAGGTTGAACGGAAAAAAATAACAAAAGATAAGATAGCGCTATCATCTAAAAAAGATAACAAGGTCAAAAAAGATCCTGTAACTTAA
- a CDS encoding zinc metallopeptidase: protein MPYFFWDSTMLILVPAIIFALWAQWKVKSTIKKYSKVASKSGLTGYQIAKKLLERNSITNVEVEETEGNLSDHYDPKARVVRLSDQIYHGTSVASIGIAAHEVGHAIQHNKGYAPLRWRHAFFPVANLGSKLWIWLFFGGMLFTIPQLTDAGIIFFSATLIFQFVTLPVEFNASRRALAQLSDGGYITRDDTDGARAVLNAAAMTYVAAAAIAVAQLVRLLILRQRR from the coding sequence ATGCCGTATTTTTTCTGGGACTCCACGATGCTTATTCTTGTGCCTGCGATAATATTTGCTCTTTGGGCTCAATGGAAAGTAAAAAGCACAATCAAAAAGTACAGTAAGGTAGCTTCAAAGTCCGGACTGACGGGATACCAAATAGCCAAGAAATTGCTCGAGCGCAATAGTATAACCAATGTTGAAGTGGAAGAAACAGAAGGCAATTTAAGCGACCATTACGACCCGAAAGCGCGTGTCGTGAGGCTGTCCGATCAAATATATCACGGCACTTCTGTCGCTTCGATAGGAATAGCCGCTCATGAAGTAGGACACGCAATTCAGCATAACAAAGGTTACGCCCCGTTAAGATGGCGGCATGCGTTTTTCCCTGTAGCCAACTTGGGTTCTAAGTTATGGATTTGGTTGTTTTTCGGCGGAATGCTCTTTACCATTCCGCAATTGACTGATGCGGGAATAATATTTTTCTCAGCAACTCTGATTTTTCAGTTTGTAACGCTGCCGGTGGAATTTAACGCAAGTCGGCGAGCGCTTGCTCAGCTCTCTGACGGCGGTTACATCACTCGAGATGATACAGACGGCGCACGAGCGGTGCTTAATGCAGCCGCAATGACTTATGTAGCTGCGGCAGCCATTGCTGTTGCACAGTTAGTAAGGCTACTGATACTTAGACAAAGACGATAA
- a CDS encoding trypsin-like peptidase domain-containing protein, with product MIRRRNGKRNVLYYLLPVLLVSIIFNSSEISAQPRSNYSFSKIAKSALSSVVSIETTKLVKMRNLGQFHLFREFDDSGENGNEEIPSVGGGSGFVVSEDGYILTNHHVVEGALLLKVTLLNHKVYEAKVVGLDSLTDLALLKIDARNLHPVKFANSDKTEIGDWVLALGSPLGLESTVTAGIVSAKGRDINIVGRDLSATSRGYAVESFIQTDAVINPGNSGGPLINSEGEVVGVNTAIASRTGVYAGYGFAIPSNLAQRILKDLIAYGEVRRGYIGINIGNVDEDLAEYLGLNSVRGVIVNNFVPGGAAESSNLKIGDVITYVDEKNVDRANELQAVITGYGPKDKIILTVVRRGITKKIPVTLKAREVKSKRLAEKSKPIKNQPPLGLLLEDRVQVRESWNPFTASSGGGVSVLKVRRRSSAAEKYIQKGDIIESLNGVPLNSLKDWKRGIAKVEEGEIILLRVKRRNGSNFIALRFWGE from the coding sequence ATGATAAGAAGAAGGAATGGAAAACGAAACGTACTGTATTATCTGCTGCCTGTACTTTTGGTAAGCATTATATTCAACAGCAGCGAGATAAGCGCACAACCAAGATCTAATTACTCTTTTTCTAAAATTGCCAAAAGCGCACTTTCTTCGGTAGTGAGTATTGAGACGACTAAATTAGTCAAAATGCGCAATTTAGGGCAGTTTCATCTGTTTAGGGAATTTGATGATAGTGGAGAAAATGGGAATGAAGAGATTCCAAGCGTGGGTGGCGGATCCGGTTTTGTCGTATCCGAAGATGGATATATTTTGACAAACCACCATGTTGTTGAGGGCGCGCTGCTGTTGAAGGTCACTCTATTAAACCACAAAGTATATGAAGCGAAAGTTGTTGGACTTGATTCTTTAACGGACCTTGCATTGTTGAAAATAGATGCGCGTAATCTTCATCCGGTAAAGTTTGCAAACTCTGATAAAACTGAAATTGGGGATTGGGTGTTGGCGCTCGGTAGTCCGCTCGGGTTAGAATCGACCGTAACCGCAGGCATAGTAAGCGCAAAAGGACGGGATATAAATATTGTAGGAAGAGATTTGAGCGCTACATCAAGAGGTTACGCTGTGGAAAGCTTTATACAAACCGATGCTGTTATAAATCCCGGAAACAGTGGCGGTCCATTGATTAATTCTGAGGGCGAAGTAGTTGGTGTAAATACCGCAATCGCAAGCAGGACAGGAGTTTATGCAGGATATGGATTTGCAATTCCCTCAAATTTAGCTCAACGTATTTTGAAAGATCTAATTGCATACGGTGAAGTGCGAAGAGGATACATAGGAATCAATATAGGAAATGTCGATGAAGATTTAGCCGAATATTTAGGATTGAATAGTGTGCGGGGAGTCATAGTAAACAATTTTGTACCCGGCGGGGCGGCTGAAAGCTCTAACCTGAAAATCGGGGATGTGATAACATATGTAGATGAGAAAAATGTGGACAGGGCAAATGAACTTCAAGCTGTTATCACTGGATACGGTCCTAAAGATAAAATAATATTAACTGTCGTCAGGAGAGGAATAACTAAAAAGATTCCGGTTACTTTAAAGGCGAGGGAAGTTAAAAGTAAGCGATTGGCTGAAAAATCTAAGCCAATTAAAAATCAACCTCCCCTGGGGCTACTCCTTGAAGACAGGGTACAAGTGCGGGAAAGCTGGAATCCGTTTACCGCAAGTTCAGGCGGCGGCGTGTCCGTATTAAAAGTGCGTCGCAGAAGCAGCGCTGCTGAGAAGTATATCCAAAAGGGAGATATTATTGAATCACTCAACGGCGTGCCGCTTAACAGCTTAAAAGATTGGAAACGGGGCATCGCAAAGGTAGAAGAAGGCGAAATAATACTATTGCGAGTGAAACGCCGCAACGGAAGTAATTTTATTGCGCTGCGTTTCTGGGGCGAATAA